One window from the genome of Pseudomonas fluorescens encodes:
- a CDS encoding efflux transporter outer membrane subunit has product MIKFRWPLLAIFTLLGGCLNLAPQYERPEAPVPEQWLPAAGTPEGKVSADIEWQHFFTDSRLARLQSLALSNNRDLRLAVLNVEKAQAQYRIQRAESLPSIDASVSGTHSRTPGTLSSTGSAATTHDYSAQLGLSSYEVDLFGRVQNLQDEALEDYLSLTETRRSTQISLVAEVATAWLTLAADNERLHLAQETLRSQQATYELTQRSHALGGSSGLSVAQAQTTVESARVDAAAYESQILQDRNALRLLVGSDIPEELLPGAYLESAAALVQVPAELPSSLLQRRPDVLAAEHTLKSANIDIGAARAAFFPSISLTANAGSSSSALSGLFKSGSGAWTFAPSISLPIFDAGSNRATLDSAKTEREIQVQTYQQTLQSAFKEVADALAERSTLDRRIEAQQALTDASRKSFELSDALYRGGSQSYLEALDAQRSLYSAQQDLITLRLTEQSNRVTLYKVMGGGWN; this is encoded by the coding sequence ATGATCAAGTTCCGCTGGCCATTGCTGGCCATCTTCACGCTGCTCGGTGGCTGCCTGAATCTGGCGCCGCAGTATGAACGCCCTGAGGCGCCAGTCCCCGAGCAATGGCTGCCGGCTGCCGGTACGCCCGAGGGCAAGGTGAGTGCCGACATCGAGTGGCAGCACTTTTTCACCGACAGCCGCCTGGCGCGCTTGCAGTCCCTGGCATTGAGCAACAACCGCGACCTGCGCCTGGCGGTCCTGAACGTTGAAAAGGCCCAGGCGCAATACCGCATCCAGCGCGCCGAGTCATTGCCTTCGATCGATGCCAGTGTCAGTGGCACTCACAGTCGCACGCCCGGAACGTTGTCCAGCACGGGCTCGGCGGCCACCACCCATGACTACAGTGCGCAACTGGGTTTGAGCAGTTATGAAGTGGATCTGTTCGGACGGGTGCAGAACCTTCAGGACGAAGCCCTGGAGGACTATCTGTCCCTGACCGAAACCCGCCGCAGCACGCAGATCAGCCTGGTGGCCGAAGTGGCGACGGCCTGGCTGACCCTGGCGGCCGATAACGAGCGCTTGCACCTGGCCCAGGAGACCTTGCGCAGCCAGCAGGCGACCTACGAACTGACCCAACGCAGCCACGCCCTGGGTGGCTCCTCCGGTCTGTCCGTGGCCCAGGCGCAAACCACCGTGGAGTCGGCACGGGTCGACGCAGCGGCGTATGAAAGCCAGATCCTGCAGGATCGCAACGCCCTGCGGCTGCTGGTGGGCAGCGACATTCCCGAAGAGTTGTTGCCGGGTGCGTACCTGGAATCGGCCGCGGCGCTGGTGCAGGTGCCGGCAGAGCTGCCGTCCAGCCTGTTGCAACGACGCCCCGATGTGCTGGCCGCCGAGCACACGCTCAAGTCGGCCAATATCGACATCGGTGCCGCCCGTGCGGCGTTCTTTCCCAGTATCAGCCTGACGGCCAATGCCGGTTCCTCAAGCTCGGCCCTGTCCGGCCTGTTCAAGTCCGGCAGTGGCGCCTGGACGTTTGCCCCGAGCATCAGCCTGCCGATCTTCGATGCCGGCAGTAACCGCGCGACGCTGGACTCGGCGAAGACCGAGCGCGAGATCCAGGTGCAGACCTACCAGCAAACACTGCAGAGCGCCTTCAAGGAAGTGGCCGATGCCCTGGCGGAGCGCAGCACGCTGGATCGCCGTATCGAGGCCCAACAGGCGTTGACCGACGCCAGCCGCAAGAGCTTCGAGCTCTCCGACGCTTTGTACCGTGGCGGTTCCCAGAGCTATCTCGAAGCCCTCGACGCCCAGCGTTCCCTGTACAGCGCGCAACAGGACCTGATCACCCTGCGCCTGACCGAGCAGAGCAACCGCGTGACGTTGTACAAGGTGATGGGCGGCGGCTGGAATTAA
- a CDS encoding HAMP domain-containing sensor histidine kinase has protein sequence MMKPSRLFWKLFLAFWLATSLTFLVGLGFLVMGSSRPGDPHLETVLATEEQLLRQFGIESGRQLLAVWEHPDDQAVGVYDSAGQLLAGTPVPQPAYERSVISKDGIVLSLKSTHPLGKEGDRGPSHWTPLIIGTVMSALFSGYMAFYLAWPLAYLRRAMSDVAQGRFETRVKPIMGARRDEIVDLAEDCDRMANQLKLLVDAQQHLLHDISHELRSPLTRMQVAIGLLQQDPARLEMVERIDRESVRMDTLIEALLTLARLQGRPESIEREPIDVVELLSVIVEDARFEAQMKGCQVTLQACPAFVSRVSGELLYRCFENVIRNAVRHTRPNTTVMVVAEVNGAADGLVVQISDQGTGVEHSRLQSIFNPFERGLNEVSAGFGLGLAIASRAVEIHGGSILARNEPSGGLTVEISLPRRA, from the coding sequence ATGATGAAGCCCAGCCGGCTGTTCTGGAAACTGTTCCTGGCGTTCTGGCTCGCCACCAGCTTGACGTTTCTGGTCGGGCTGGGCTTCCTGGTCATGGGCAGTTCCAGGCCGGGTGATCCTCATCTGGAAACGGTCCTGGCCACTGAAGAGCAGCTATTGCGACAGTTTGGCATCGAGTCGGGCCGGCAACTGCTGGCGGTGTGGGAACACCCGGATGACCAGGCCGTTGGTGTCTATGACAGCGCGGGTCAGCTGTTGGCCGGCACGCCAGTGCCGCAACCGGCCTATGAGCGATCGGTCATCAGCAAGGACGGCATCGTGCTGTCGCTCAAATCAACCCATCCCCTGGGCAAAGAAGGCGACAGGGGGCCGAGCCACTGGACGCCGTTGATCATCGGCACGGTCATGAGTGCGCTGTTCAGCGGTTACATGGCGTTCTACCTGGCATGGCCGCTGGCCTATCTTCGACGCGCCATGAGTGACGTGGCCCAGGGGCGCTTCGAGACCCGGGTCAAGCCGATCATGGGCGCGCGACGTGATGAGATCGTCGATCTGGCAGAAGACTGCGACCGAATGGCCAACCAGTTGAAACTGTTGGTAGACGCCCAGCAACACTTGTTGCACGACATCTCCCACGAATTGCGCTCACCGCTGACCCGCATGCAAGTGGCCATCGGGCTGCTGCAGCAAGATCCGGCTCGCCTGGAAATGGTGGAGCGCATCGACCGTGAGTCGGTGCGCATGGACACGCTGATCGAGGCGTTGTTGACCCTGGCACGCCTGCAGGGGCGACCGGAGAGTATCGAGCGCGAGCCAATCGATGTCGTCGAATTGTTGTCGGTGATCGTCGAGGACGCTCGATTCGAAGCGCAAATGAAAGGCTGCCAGGTCACCTTGCAGGCGTGCCCGGCGTTTGTCAGTCGGGTCAGCGGTGAGCTGTTGTATCGGTGTTTCGAGAACGTCATTCGAAACGCGGTGCGTCATACCCGGCCAAACACCACGGTGATGGTCGTGGCCGAGGTCAATGGCGCCGCAGATGGCCTGGTGGTACAGATCAGCGATCAGGGCACGGGTGTTGAGCATTCGCGGCTACAGAGCATCTTCAACCCGTTCGAACGTGGCTTGAACGAAGTCAGTGCCGGCTTCGGCCTGGGCCTGGCCATTGCCTCAAGGGCCGTGGAGATCCACGGTGGCTCTATCCTGGCGCGCAACGAGCCGTCCGGTGGGCTGACGGTGGAAATCAGCTTGCCTCGCAGGGCGTGA
- a CDS encoding efflux RND transporter permease subunit, giving the protein MARFFIDRPIFAWVIAIVIMLAGALSISQLPLEQYPDIAPPTVRISATYTGASAKTVEDSVTQVIEQQMKGLDNLTYMSASSSSDGSASISLTFTAGTNPDVAQMQVQNKLQQAESRLPQSVQSEGLTVTKGGSDFLMIAALASDNPGVTGTQIGDYISSTLLDSISRIDGVGDVQTLGSGYAMRIWLDPALLEKYALMPSDVSTALEAQNTEVSAGQLGAMPAVKGQQLNATISARSKLQTVEEFRNVVVKSTSDGAVVLLGDVARVELGSESYDVSSALNGKPAAAMGVQLAAGANALNVGEAVKAKLKELEAFYPTELQLKNVIAYDTTPFVSLSIEEVVKSLGEAIVLVVLIMFLFLQNLRATLIPAITVPVVLLGTFGVLALFGYSINTLTMFAMVLAIGLLVDDAIVVVENVERVMGEQGLSALDATRQSMDEITSALVGIALVLSAVFIPMAFFGGSTGVIYRQFSVTIVSAMVLSVLVAMTLTPALCATLLKPSDSQGHGPQRGFFGWFNRTFERAAEAYKRQVGGILQRGRVGWLVYGLVLLAMAAGYFSLPTSFLPDEDQGILMAQVQLPVGATDSRTQAVVKQFESYLLEQPEVEALISISGLGMNGNSQNSARAFIRLKDWSERTGAGQDAASFAQRATMALSSIGDANVFVMQPPAVRGLGQTSGFDLQLKDLAGLGHDALVAAREKLIGQANQDPRLLGVRSNGLDDAPQLKVNIDDRKAGALGLSTSDINTTLSTALGGTYVNDFLNQGRVKKVYVQGEAAARMQAADLEHWFVRNSNDEMVPFSSFASSSWSYGSPLLERYNGNASMEVVGDPAPGISSGDAMDAVEALIKQLPEGIGYEWTGQSYQLRLSGSQAPLLYGISVLFVFLCLAALYESWSVPFSVMLVVPLGVVGAVLATRVSGLSNDVYFQVGLLTTVGLAAKNAILIVEFAKHLQEQGNSLREATLIAVRQRLRPILMTSLAFMFGVLPLALSSGAGSAGRQAIGTGVLGGMLSATVLGIFFVPLFFVQIRRRFARVSTASTSVPSAQSGDA; this is encoded by the coding sequence ATGGCGCGCTTCTTTATCGATCGACCGATTTTCGCCTGGGTCATCGCCATCGTCATCATGCTCGCTGGCGCCTTGTCCATCAGTCAGTTGCCCTTGGAACAGTACCCGGACATCGCGCCGCCGACGGTGCGTATTTCCGCGACCTACACCGGCGCCTCGGCCAAGACCGTCGAAGACTCGGTGACCCAGGTCATCGAACAGCAAATGAAGGGCCTGGACAACCTGACCTACATGTCGGCCTCCAGCAGCTCGGATGGCAGCGCCAGCATCAGCCTGACCTTCACCGCCGGTACCAACCCGGACGTGGCCCAGATGCAGGTGCAGAACAAGCTGCAACAGGCCGAGTCGAGGCTGCCGCAGTCGGTGCAGAGCGAGGGCCTGACCGTGACCAAGGGCGGTTCGGACTTCCTGATGATTGCCGCCCTGGCCTCCGACAATCCCGGCGTCACCGGCACGCAGATCGGCGATTACATTTCCAGCACCCTGCTCGATTCCATCAGCCGCATCGACGGCGTCGGCGACGTGCAGACATTGGGTTCCGGCTATGCCATGCGCATCTGGCTGGACCCGGCCCTGCTGGAAAAATACGCGCTGATGCCTTCGGATGTCAGCACGGCCCTGGAGGCGCAGAACACCGAGGTTTCTGCCGGTCAACTCGGCGCCATGCCGGCGGTGAAAGGTCAGCAGTTGAACGCCACCATCAGCGCCCGTAGCAAGCTGCAAACCGTCGAAGAGTTTCGCAACGTGGTGGTCAAGTCCACCAGCGACGGTGCGGTGGTGCTGCTCGGGGATGTGGCGCGGGTTGAATTGGGCAGTGAAAGCTACGATGTCAGTTCTGCCCTCAACGGCAAACCCGCTGCCGCCATGGGCGTCCAGCTCGCCGCCGGGGCCAACGCCCTGAACGTGGGCGAGGCGGTGAAGGCCAAGCTCAAGGAGCTGGAGGCGTTCTATCCGACGGAGCTGCAACTCAAGAACGTGATTGCCTACGACACCACGCCTTTTGTCAGCCTGTCCATCGAAGAGGTGGTCAAGTCACTGGGCGAGGCGATTGTCCTGGTGGTGCTGATCATGTTCCTTTTCCTGCAGAACCTGCGGGCCACGTTGATCCCCGCGATCACGGTGCCGGTGGTGCTGCTGGGTACATTCGGCGTGCTGGCGCTGTTCGGTTATTCGATCAACACCCTGACCATGTTCGCCATGGTCCTGGCCATCGGCCTGTTGGTGGACGACGCGATTGTGGTGGTGGAAAACGTCGAGCGGGTGATGGGCGAGCAGGGGCTGTCGGCCCTGGACGCCACGCGCCAGTCGATGGATGAAATCACCAGCGCCCTGGTCGGCATCGCCCTGGTGCTCAGTGCGGTGTTCATTCCCATGGCGTTTTTTGGCGGCTCCACGGGCGTTATCTACCGGCAGTTTTCGGTCACCATCGTCTCGGCCATGGTGCTCTCGGTACTCGTCGCCATGACGCTGACGCCGGCATTGTGCGCGACCCTGCTCAAGCCGTCCGATAGCCAGGGCCATGGTCCTCAACGCGGATTCTTCGGCTGGTTCAACCGCACGTTCGAGCGTGCTGCCGAGGCCTATAAACGCCAGGTGGGGGGCATTTTGCAGCGCGGGCGCGTCGGCTGGCTGGTGTATGGGCTGGTACTGCTGGCGATGGCCGCCGGTTACTTCAGCCTGCCGACTTCGTTCCTGCCTGACGAAGACCAGGGCATTCTCATGGCCCAGGTGCAGTTGCCAGTCGGGGCCACGGACAGCCGCACGCAAGCGGTGGTCAAGCAGTTCGAAAGCTACCTGCTCGAACAGCCGGAAGTCGAAGCACTGATCAGCATTTCCGGCCTGGGCATGAACGGCAACAGCCAGAACAGCGCCCGTGCATTCATTCGACTCAAGGACTGGAGCGAACGCACGGGGGCGGGGCAGGATGCGGCGTCCTTCGCCCAACGCGCGACCATGGCACTGTCGAGCATCGGCGATGCCAATGTGTTCGTCATGCAACCGCCGGCCGTGCGCGGCCTGGGGCAGACGTCCGGCTTCGACCTGCAACTCAAGGACCTCGCCGGCCTGGGACATGACGCGCTGGTGGCGGCGCGGGAAAAACTCATCGGGCAGGCCAACCAGGACCCTCGCTTGCTGGGGGTTCGCAGCAATGGCCTGGACGATGCACCGCAGCTCAAGGTCAACATCGATGATCGCAAGGCCGGGGCCTTGGGCCTGAGCACCAGCGACATCAACACCACGCTGTCCACGGCGTTGGGCGGCACTTACGTCAATGACTTCCTCAACCAGGGGCGCGTGAAGAAAGTCTACGTCCAGGGTGAGGCCGCGGCACGGATGCAGGCGGCTGACCTGGAGCACTGGTTCGTGCGCAACAGCAACGATGAGATGGTGCCGTTTTCCTCGTTCGCCAGCAGTTCGTGGAGCTACGGCTCGCCGTTGCTGGAACGCTACAACGGCAACGCCTCGATGGAGGTGGTTGGCGATCCGGCACCCGGCATCAGTTCCGGGGACGCCATGGATGCGGTGGAAGCGCTGATCAAGCAATTGCCGGAGGGCATCGGCTACGAGTGGACCGGGCAGTCCTATCAGTTGCGCCTTTCCGGTTCGCAGGCGCCGTTGCTGTACGGGATTTCGGTGCTGTTCGTTTTCCTCTGCCTCGCTGCGCTCTATGAGAGTTGGTCGGTGCCTTTCTCGGTGATGCTGGTGGTGCCGCTGGGGGTGGTGGGCGCGGTGCTGGCTACCCGTGTCAGTGGCTTGAGTAACGATGTCTACTTTCAGGTCGGGTTATTGACCACCGTGGGGTTGGCCGCCAAGAACGCGATTCTGATCGTCGAGTTCGCCAAGCACCTGCAAGAGCAGGGCAACAGCTTGCGCGAGGCGACGCTGATCGCCGTGCGCCAACGCCTGAGGCCGATTCTCATGACGTCCCTGGCCTTCATGTTCGGTGTATTGCCCCTGGCCCTGAGTAGCGGCGCCGGTTCCGCCGGACGTCAGGCCATTGGTACCGGTGTGCTGGGCGGCATGTTGTCCGCCACGGTGTTGGGGATCTTCTTCGTTCCTTTGTTTTTCGTGCAGATTCGCCGGCGTTTCGCCCGCGTTTCCACGGCTTCGACCTCTGTTCCATCCGCCCAGTCAGGTGATGCATGA
- a CDS encoding response regulator transcription factor, with protein sequence MISVLLVDDDQELTGMLSQYLEREGFEATAVHTGEEGEVQALSGRYSIVVLDVMLPRLSGIEVLRRIRAVSQVPVVLLTARGDNIDKITGLELGADDYVPKPSSPGELVARLRAIMRRVQPADRPSSEVIRTGPLVLWPGKRQALWQGRELGVTSTEFSLLEELARCAGQVVSKQNLSLNALGCPLTRYDRRIDVHISSIRHKLGPRPDAKAWIQSVRGLGYLLIAE encoded by the coding sequence ATGATCTCTGTATTGCTAGTCGACGATGACCAGGAACTGACGGGAATGCTCAGCCAATACCTGGAGCGCGAAGGCTTTGAGGCGACTGCCGTGCACACAGGGGAGGAGGGCGAGGTGCAAGCGCTGTCCGGTCGCTATAGCATCGTGGTGCTGGACGTGATGCTGCCGCGGTTGTCGGGTATCGAGGTGCTCAGGCGCATTCGGGCCGTGAGCCAGGTGCCGGTGGTGTTGCTGACAGCTCGTGGCGACAACATCGACAAGATCACCGGCCTGGAGCTGGGCGCCGATGACTATGTGCCCAAGCCCAGTTCGCCGGGGGAGCTGGTGGCGCGTTTGCGGGCGATCATGCGCCGGGTGCAGCCAGCGGATCGGCCATCCAGCGAAGTGATCAGGACCGGGCCGCTGGTCCTGTGGCCCGGCAAGCGCCAGGCGCTCTGGCAGGGGCGCGAGCTGGGGGTGACCAGCACCGAGTTCAGTTTGCTCGAGGAACTGGCCCGCTGTGCCGGGCAAGTGGTGAGCAAACAGAACCTGTCGCTCAATGCCCTGGGTTGTCCCTTGACTCGCTATGACCGACGCATCGATGTGCACATCAGCAGCATTCGCCACAAGCTGGGACCGCGCCCCGATGCCAAGGCCTGGATCCAGAGCGTGCGGGGCCTCGGTTACCTGTTGATCGCCGAATGA
- a CDS encoding response regulator, whose translation MSNDNPILIVEDEPKLAALMRDYLIAAGYATQCLDNGLQVVPAVRASEPRLILLDLMLPGRDGLQVCQELRSFSAVPIIMITARVEEVDRLLGLDLGADDYICKPFSPREVVARVKAILRRSPQLVAAAPARLLIDEDRYQASLDGIALDLTPLELRLLSTLAQSPGRVFSRDQLLDRIYSDHRVVTDRTIDSHIRNLRRKLEQACPGEQPIESLYGVGYRFQLGES comes from the coding sequence ATGAGCAACGACAACCCGATCCTGATCGTCGAAGACGAACCCAAGCTGGCGGCGTTGATGCGCGACTACCTGATCGCCGCTGGCTACGCGACCCAATGCCTGGACAATGGCCTTCAAGTGGTGCCGGCGGTACGGGCCAGCGAGCCGCGGTTGATCCTGCTCGACCTGATGCTGCCGGGACGCGACGGCCTGCAAGTGTGCCAGGAGCTGCGCAGCTTCAGCGCCGTGCCGATCATCATGATCACCGCCCGCGTGGAGGAAGTGGATCGCCTGCTCGGGCTGGACCTGGGGGCTGACGACTACATCTGCAAACCCTTCAGCCCGCGTGAAGTGGTGGCCAGGGTCAAGGCGATCCTGCGGCGCAGCCCACAACTTGTCGCCGCAGCGCCAGCACGCCTGCTGATCGACGAAGACCGCTACCAGGCGTCACTCGATGGCATAGCCCTGGACCTGACGCCCTTGGAACTGCGCCTGCTCAGCACCCTGGCCCAGTCCCCGGGGCGGGTGTTTTCCCGGGATCAACTGCTCGACCGGATCTATTCCGATCATCGGGTGGTCACTGATCGCACCATCGATAGCCATATCCGTAATCTGCGGCGCAAGCTCGAACAGGCTTGCCCGGGAGAGCAGCCGATCGAGTCGTTGTATGGTGTGGGTTATCGGTTTCAGCTCGGCGAATCCTGA
- a CDS encoding efflux RND transporter periplasmic adaptor subunit — MSTKLFAKSLVTAAILVCLIVLFLLGGCSGESAPTPEPPKVSVITVQPQSQALTTELAGRTQAFMVAEIRPQVGGIVQQRLFVEGAEVKAGQALYQLDAASYKAALAQAQANLAKARATLKSAQATAKRDAQLAKIDAISQQDNEDAQASLLTAEAELQVAQADVDTARINLAYTRIGSPVSGRIETSTVTPGALVVANQDSALTTVQQLDPMYVDVTQSTTELLRLKRDLASGVLRSNGEGEARISLKLDDGSTYGHEGRLKFSGVSVNEGTGTVTLRAQIANPDRLLLPGMYVRAVLEQARDDQAILIPQKAVTRSASGATSALVVVNGKVEQRMLTIDRAVDNQWWVTAGLNAGDQVIVEGGQKVRVGESVVVQNAGTRSRTQKATPVAIAQEG; from the coding sequence ATGTCGACCAAATTATTCGCCAAATCCCTGGTGACCGCCGCCATCCTGGTGTGCTTGATCGTTTTGTTCCTGTTGGGCGGTTGCTCCGGCGAATCGGCACCCACGCCCGAACCGCCCAAGGTGTCGGTGATCACCGTGCAGCCGCAAAGCCAGGCACTGACCACTGAGCTGGCCGGACGCACCCAGGCGTTCATGGTCGCCGAGATACGCCCGCAGGTCGGCGGTATCGTCCAGCAGCGCTTGTTTGTCGAAGGGGCCGAGGTCAAGGCCGGGCAGGCGCTGTACCAATTGGACGCAGCCTCCTACAAGGCCGCATTGGCGCAAGCCCAGGCGAACCTGGCCAAGGCCCGCGCCACGTTGAAGTCGGCCCAGGCCACGGCCAAGCGTGACGCACAGTTGGCGAAGATCGATGCCATCAGCCAGCAGGACAACGAAGATGCCCAGGCCAGCCTGCTGACTGCCGAAGCCGAATTGCAAGTGGCCCAGGCCGATGTCGACACCGCGCGCATCAACCTGGCGTATACCCGCATCGGTTCCCCCGTCAGTGGGCGCATCGAAACCTCGACGGTCACGCCTGGCGCGCTGGTGGTGGCCAACCAGGACAGCGCACTGACCACGGTGCAGCAGTTGGACCCGATGTATGTAGACGTCACCCAATCGACCACCGAGCTGTTGCGTCTCAAGCGCGACCTGGCCAGCGGTGTGCTCCGGAGCAATGGCGAAGGTGAGGCGCGGATCAGTCTCAAGCTCGATGACGGCAGCACCTACGGCCATGAAGGCCGTTTGAAGTTCAGTGGGGTCAGCGTCAATGAGGGCACTGGCACGGTGACCCTGCGGGCGCAAATCGCCAACCCGGACCGACTGTTGCTGCCGGGCATGTACGTGCGGGCGGTGCTGGAGCAGGCGCGGGATGACCAGGCCATCCTGATTCCGCAGAAGGCGGTGACCCGCAGTGCCAGCGGTGCGACTTCGGCCCTGGTGGTGGTCAATGGCAAGGTCGAGCAGCGCATGCTGACCATCGACCGCGCCGTGGATAACCAGTGGTGGGTCACGGCGGGGTTGAACGCGGGAGACCAGGTGATTGTCGAGGGCGGGCAGAAAGTCCGCGTCGGTGAAAGCGTCGTGGTACAGAACGCCGGTACCCGCAGCCGTACGCAGAAAGCAACGCCTGTTGCCATTGCGCAGGAGGGTTGA
- the baeS gene encoding sensor histidine kinase efflux regulator BaeS, translated as MVGPFIELPEPMKLSISTKLFIAVLASVLFVILSMGVTNGWSFGKGFLDYLNEQALVRMTPVLPRLASAYEREGDWEFLRNQPDRWFELLRPEPGENTTHPERPPMSMSDLTGAVFRIALLDQQKQLVMGYSAIADDALMRPIEVAGKTVGWLAVTPFQNVTEAGGERFRQYLVRTSLAVGVLSLLLAMLIAWWIARTLLDPVKRVAAATHRLAAGEYSNRVSVASNDEVGQLARDFNQLAHTLERNEKMRREFMADVSHELRTPLSVLRGELEAIEDGVRTLDPSSMKSLQGEVSMLSKLVDDLYELSLADVGALTYRKSECDLNELLDSCVTMFLERCNARHLRLKLELPTTPLRLEADPKRLQQLFSNLLENAVRYTDEGGVLRISAANEADVVRIDFLDSGPGVDADQLPRLFERFYRGETSRNRASGGAGLGLAICHSIALAHGGSLSADHSPLGGLWLTLRLPRNA; from the coding sequence ATGGTCGGGCCATTCATCGAACTGCCCGAGCCCATGAAACTGAGCATCTCCACCAAGCTGTTTATTGCCGTACTGGCCAGCGTGCTGTTCGTCATCCTGAGCATGGGGGTGACCAACGGCTGGAGCTTCGGCAAAGGCTTTCTGGACTACCTCAACGAACAGGCCCTGGTGCGCATGACGCCGGTACTGCCGCGCCTGGCCAGCGCCTACGAGCGCGAAGGCGACTGGGAATTCCTGCGCAACCAGCCGGATCGCTGGTTCGAGCTCCTGCGTCCGGAACCGGGCGAAAACACCACCCACCCAGAGCGCCCACCCATGTCGATGTCCGACCTGACCGGCGCGGTGTTTCGCATCGCTCTGCTGGATCAGCAGAAACAGTTGGTCATGGGCTACTCGGCGATTGCCGACGACGCCCTGATGCGCCCGATCGAGGTCGCCGGCAAAACCGTCGGCTGGCTGGCGGTGACGCCGTTCCAGAACGTGACCGAGGCTGGCGGTGAACGCTTTCGTCAGTATCTGGTGCGCACCAGCCTGGCCGTGGGCGTGCTCTCGTTGCTGTTGGCGATGCTGATTGCCTGGTGGATCGCCCGTACCCTGCTTGACCCGGTCAAGCGAGTGGCCGCCGCCACGCACCGGTTGGCCGCCGGGGAATACAGCAACCGCGTATCGGTGGCCTCCAATGACGAAGTCGGTCAGTTGGCCCGAGACTTCAACCAGCTGGCGCATACGCTGGAACGCAACGAGAAAATGCGCAGGGAATTCATGGCCGATGTGTCCCACGAACTGCGCACCCCGTTGTCGGTATTGCGCGGTGAGCTGGAAGCCATCGAAGACGGCGTGCGCACCCTCGACCCGTCCTCGATGAAATCGCTGCAAGGCGAAGTCAGCATGCTCAGCAAGCTGGTGGATGATCTCTACGAACTGTCCCTGGCCGATGTTGGCGCGCTGACCTACCGCAAGAGCGAATGCGATCTCAACGAACTGCTGGACAGTTGCGTGACGATGTTCCTGGAGCGTTGCAATGCCCGGCATCTGCGTTTGAAGCTGGAGCTGCCGACAACGCCGCTACGGTTGGAGGCCGACCCCAAACGCTTGCAGCAACTGTTCAGCAACCTGTTGGAAAATGCCGTGCGTTATACCGACGAGGGTGGCGTGCTGCGCATAAGTGCCGCCAACGAGGCCGATGTCGTGCGCATCGATTTTCTCGACTCCGGCCCCGGGGTCGATGCGGATCAATTGCCGCGACTGTTCGAGCGTTTTTACCGCGGCGAAACCTCACGCAATCGCGCCAGTGGCGGCGCCGGCCTGGGATTGGCCATCTGTCACAGCATCGCCCTGGCCCATGGCGGCAGCCTCAGCGCCGATCACTCGCCTTTGGGCGGCCTTTGGCTGACCCTGCGCCTGCCTCGGAACGCCTGA